Genomic DNA from Comamonas resistens:
GAAAGGCACCATGCTGGCGCCGCAGCGCGGCGGCAGAACCGCGCATAGACCTTGCTAAAGGCCATTTAAGCGGATGAATCTTCATGGTGTTTTGAGTTAGAAAAAAGGGGTTTTTTAGTCAGTGAAAACCATCTGTTATGTAACGATGGTTTTCACTGGGGATTAATTTAGGTGCATGTAGCAGTGCCAGTCAGGCATTTTGTTACACGAGCAATGAAGTCTCCGAAGGGAGTACCTGTACCAGTGCCGGCTAGTCCTTTCAATGCGAGCACTAACGCGATAGAGACAACAGCAATAATCAATCCGTATTCGACGATTTGAGCGCCTTCTTCATCGCGGACAAAGGATTGCAGGGAATTACCAAATTGCGGAGCGATCTTGTTCATGGTGATACCTCGAAAGTGAATGAAGAATGGGAGACACGTTGGAAGCGCCGGCGTGTGGGGCCGGTGGATGGCGTGCAAGGCCGATATGCGGTCTGGACTCCTTTCAGATTCATTCAGCTGGAATAGCTAAACCAGTGGCCGGAAGATATTTGGGCTAGGGTGTGCCACTACCGCCGCCGCCGTTTGAGTTACTACTCAGCGAGCCGCCGATATTGATGACGTTGACTGCTTGCGGCGGCGTCTTGAAGCTGTGTTCATAGCGCTGCATGGTCTCGTCGGTAGCGCGGCCGTCCATGCCGGTGGCGGCATCCGCACCCATGCCCACGGTCCGGCCGGCATCGGGGTTGATGGTCATCTGCATACGGGCGGTGCGAACAGCCTCGCCAAAGTGGGCGTCGTAGTTGGGCGTGGTGCTGCCGCAGCCGGCCAGCAGCATGGTGCAGGTGGCCAGGGGAAAAAAGATGCGCGTGGTCATGGCGGGTCTCCGGTTCATGCGGGCGAATGCAGCATCGGGTACTGCCGGCGAACTGGCTGCTGTGGCGCAGTTGCTGGCGGCATGGGCGTGGGTTCGGTGATGGATGCCGTCGGGACCGGCGCAGATGCAGCTGCCGGCTGCGGTGTTACGGCGGGTGCCGGTGCCTCAGGTGCCACAGGTGTCACCGGTGCTATGGGGGCAGGCGCCATGGATGCCGGTGCTGACACCGGTGCCGGCTGCGGGGGCGCGGCCTGCGGTGCAGGCGCTGTGGCAGGTGTCCGGGGCGGCGTGGCGCTTTCGAGCGAGCCGTTCATATAGACCTCGGCACGCGAGGGTACGACATGGTTGTCGGTGGGCACGCGCGGGGCTTCGGCCAGGGCCTGGACCATGCGCGGGGTGATGACGAACATCAGCTCGGTCTGGTCGGTCTGGAACTCGGTGCTGCGCGCCAGCGCGCCGAGCACGGGAATCTCGCCCAGGCCCGGGAAGCGCTTGACGGCTTCGGTGAGGTTGTTCTTGATGAGGCCGGCGATCACCAGACTCTGCCCGTCGTTGAGTTGCACCGTGGTGTCGGCCCGGCGCACGGTAAGCGAGGGGATGACTGAGGTAACGCCGTTGATGGCGGTGAAGGGCGAACCGGTCTGCGACAGGTCGGACACTTCGGAAACCAGCTTGAGGTTGACGCGCGAGTTGCCGAGCACGGTGGGCGTGAACTTGACGCCTATGCCGAATTCCTTTTCCTCCAGCGTCATCACCGGCACGCCGTTGCTATTGCTCTGGGCCACGGGGATGAAGATCTTGCCGCCCGAGAGAAAGCTGGCCTGCTGGCCGCTGATGGCCATGATGTTCGGCTCGGCCAGGATGCGTACCAGGCCGTCGTCTTTCTGGCCGTCAATGCTCAGCGAGGCCTTGCCTATGCGCAGGGCGCTGAGCACGCCGTTGCCGCCGCTCAGGAAGTTGGAAATGATGGAGTAGGTGTTCGAGCCGTTGACGGCCTGCTTGGCGAAACTGGAGCCCAGTTTGTCGAGCAGGGTCTTGCTGACTTCGGCGATCTTGACTTCCAGCATCACCTGATGCGGTGAGGTGGTACGCATCAGGTTGACGATCTTCTTGCTGTCGCCATAGGCCGAAGCCAGCGTCAGCACGTCGTCAAGCCGCAGCGGGTTGCTGATCTCGCCGCTGAGCACCAGGGCGTTGTCGGCACCCTGCACGCGGATGCCACGTTCTTCGGGCATGAGCTCGGAGAGCTTGGCCTGCAGCGGGCCCGGGTCCATGGTGACGACCACGTCCTTGATGAAGCAGGTGCCCTGGGCGTTCTGCAGGATGACGTTCATGGCGCCGGCCTTGCGGCCGCGGAAGAACAGGTCGCGGGGGCTGAGCAACTGCACTTCGATATCGGCGATACCGCTTTGCGCCTGCATGGGCATCTGGCCGCCGGCAGGCATGGCCGCCGGCGAGGCACCGGGCGTTTGTCCGCTCACCAGGATGCGCGCCATGGGCGAGGCCAGCGGAATGACGACGGATTTGCCCAGGGTGACGGTGGCGGGTTCTTCCGTGCGGATGGAGGTGCAGTTGCGCGCCGGCATCGTGGTGCGTGCAGTGGCGTGGGCTGCCGCGGGCGCAGGCGCCGCTGCGGGAGCCGCCATGGCCACGGCCTGCTGCGGAGGAGTGCTCACGGACTGGGCGTTGGCGGCCAGGGCCGTAGCGGCACTGGCAAGCAGCATATTAGCTGCCGTGTACAGATGATGGTATTGCACGGCCGGCCTCTCTTGGTGGTTGATCGGTTGTTGCTTGTGCGGAAACCAGAAACATCAGAAGCAGTTGAGGGTGCTGCTGCCGCCCTGGATGACCTCGACGCAGGTGGCTGGCGAGGGCTGCGGGGCAGGCCGTGCGCGCTGCACTGCCTGCCTGGCGGGGGCGGCGACCTTGACCGGTGCCGGAGCAGGTTCGGGGGCGCCGAACAGCTGGTGCTTGGTGATGCCGGCAGTGCTCACCGGGTCTTTGTCGATCTGGTTGCGCAACACCAGCGACAGGCTGCCCACGCTACGGGCCAGGTCCAGCTTTTCGGCATCCGACGGGCTGAGCTCGAGCGTGACGGCGCTGACCACCTTGGGCTTGGTCTCGTCACGGCCGGCCTCTTGCGCCACGGCCAGCACCAGCACGTTTTCGAGCACGGTCATGCTGATCTGGCGCGAGTCTTCCGCCTTGCCGCTCTGTTCCTGCTGGGCATTGACCACCACATCCACGTAGTTGCCGGGCAGGGCAAAACCCGCAACGCCGACCACATCGTTGACACGCACGCTCATGGCCCGCTTGCCAGGGGCGATGATGGCAGCCAGCCCGCCCTTGGTGCCCTCGGGCGCCAGCTTGCCTTCGAGCACGGCTTCGCCGCGCAGCACACCGACCTTGACGACGCGCTCCTGGAGCTTTTGCATGTCGTTGAAAGCGCCCTCGGGGATGGAGCCACGGGGCCAGTCCACCGTGCTGAGCATGGTGGGCGTGATCTTGCTGCCCAGCGGTATGTCGGCGGCCGCGACGACGACCTTGTCTGCGTCTATGCTGCCGCGTTGAGCGACCCAGTTGGCCGCATAGACCGCGGCCGCCAGGCTGGCGAGCACCGCCAGGACGAACAAACTCAGAGCCTTGAGGTTTTTCATGGGACCCCCTTGCTATGTCGTTGCATTGACTGTTGCGCTTGCCGTGGTGGTGGGGCAGCGCTATGGGCCTGTTTTGGCTATACCCAGGTGAACTGGCGGGCCACCAGGAACGCGACGGTTCCCAGGGCAATGCTGACGCCGTAGGGCAGACTGCCCACCGACTGCGTCGAGCTTGCGCGGGCATCGGGCCGGATGCCAGCAGCAACGGTTACGAACAGAAGTTCCGTGGTCTGCAGCGTGTTGCGCAGCAGCTTGCCGGCCACGCGGTGCCACAGCGCATAGGCCAGGGCAGCGATGCCTCCGGTGATGAAGACGAAGATCACGGTCTGCCAGGTGCCATCGGGGCCGAGAAAGGCACCGGCCATGGCCATCAGCTTGACGTCGCCAGCGCCCATGGCGCGCACCAGATAGAGCGGCAGCATGAGCGCAAAGCCCAGGCCTAGGCCACCCAGTGCCCACAGCAGGCCGCCGCCGTGACGTGGCGCAGCCATGCCGTACAGCAGGGCAACGGCCGCGCCGCCAAATGTCAGCAGGTTGGGGATGCGGCGCGTGCGCAGGTCGCAGATGGAAGCCGCCAGCAAAAGCAGCAGCAAGGTGAGCGAGCGCAGATCCGTCAAAAGCATGCCTAGCAGTTCGGCTGCGGCTCGGAATTCGGTGAAGTCCACGGCACACCCCTTCATTCGTTAGAGCCCTGCGAACCGTGTTCCGCGCCACCTGCTGACGCTTTGCATCAGATGTGTTGCCGGCCTGAGGGCCCAGCTCCAGTCATCTGTGCCGAATCACGATTCAGAGGACAGACATGCAACGAAATTAAGAATTTCTATTGAAATCTGTAACTCGTTTGGGCAAATATTAGGAGTGTTAAAAATTCTTATCAAGCTTTTTTTGTCGTTAGTTAGAAATTATTTTCAAGGGTGAAAAAAGGCCCCGGAGACGGGGCCTCTGTTGGGGTGGAACGACCTATTCGGCGATCTGCGCTGCCGCTTCCACGAGAAACTGCACCTTGCGCTCGCCGCGCCATTCATTGATATCGAGGCGGTAGGCCAGCGTGGTACGGCTGGGCAGGGGCTCGGTGTGGTTGAACCAGATGCCGTCAATCTTGCTGCCGTGGTGCAGCAGCTCCAGCTTCAGATGCTTTTCCCCGACCAGGCGCTGCGAGGTGATTTCCATCTCTTCGCTGAAGGTGGGCGCGGCAAAGCCCTGGCCCCAGACGGCCAGCTGCATCTGCTCGACCAGCGCCGTGGTCAGCCATTGTGGTGACAGCGGGCCGTCGGTTTCCAGGCGGCGCGTCAGCGTGGCGGCGTCCAGCCATTCCTGGGCAACCAGGGCCAGTGCCTGCTCGAATTCGTCGAAGCGGGCCTCCTCCACCGTGCAGCCTGCGGCCATGGCGTGGCCGCCAAAGCGCAGCAGCAGGCCGGGGTGGCGCTTGCTGACCAGATCCAGCGCATCGCGCAGATGAAAGCCGGGAATGCTGCGGCCCGAGCCTTTGAGTTCATGCTCCTTGCCGGGTGCGCCACTGGCTGCGAACACAAACGTGGGGCGGTGCAGCTTGTCCTTGATGCGCGAGGCCACGATGCCGACCACGCCCTCGTGAAAGTCGGGATCGAACACGCTGACGGCGGCGGGAGGTGTCATGCCGTCTTCGCACAGGCCTTCGGCCATGAGGAAGGCGTGCTCGCGCATGCCGACTTCAATTTCGCGGCGTTCGCGGTTGATGCTGTCCAGTATGCGTGCCAGATTGTCGGCACGGCCCGCATCTTCGGTGGTCAGGCATTCGATGCCGATGGTCATGTCGGCCAGGCGGCCCGCTGCGTTGATGCGCGGGCCCAGTGCAAAGCCGAAATCGAAGGTGGTAGCCGCGTCGAAGCGCCGTCCAGCCGCATCGAACAGGGTGCGAATGCCGGGTTGCATCTGGCCCTTGCGGATTTGCTTGAGACCCAGGGCCACCAGGCGGCGGTTGTTGGCATCGAGCTTGACCACGTCGGCCACCGTGCCCAGGGCCACCAGCGGCAGCAGCACTTCCAGGCGCGGTTGCGTGTGCTTGTCAAAGTGGCCACGGTTGCGCAGCTCGGTGCGCAGCGCCAGCAGCACATAGAACATCACGCCGACACCGGCCATGGACTTGCTCTCAAATGTGCAGCCCGGCTGGTTGGGGTTGACGATGGCATCGGCCAGCGGCAGATGCGTGCCGGGCAGATGGTGGTCGGTAACGACCACGGAGAGGCCCAGCTCCTTGGCCACGGCCACGCCTTCCACGCTGGCAATGCCGTTGTCCACGGTGATCAGCATGTCGGCGCCGGTTTCCTTGACGCGGCGCGAGATGGGGGCGGTGAGGCCGTAGCCGTCCACCACGCGGTCGGGCACCAGATAGTCGACATGGGCGGCACCCAGCAGGCGCAGGCCGCGCAGGCCCACGGCGCAGGCCGTGGCGCCGTCGCAGTCATAGTCGGCCACGATGCACATGCGCTTTTGCTGGGCAATCGCATCGGCCAGCAACTGCACGGCGGTATCGATGCCGCGCAGACCCGAGGGCGCCAGCAACCTGGCCGGGGCCTCGTCAAGCTCGTCAGGCGAACACACGCCGCGTGCCGCATAGAGCTGGGCCAGCAGCGGATGAATGCCTGCCTGCTGCAGCGCAGAGACGCTGGCATCTGGAATTTCGCGGGGAATGATTTTCATCGCCGGGCCGCCCCAAGATGAAAATGCGCCCTTCCAGGAGGGGCAGCGAGCACACGAAGTGGGGAGCGTGGGGTGTCATTTTTCATCGCCGGGCCGCCCTGAAAAAGAAGAAAGTGCTAACTGTTTTCATAGCATTCCCCGCAGATCAGGCAAGGGCTTAGCGCCAAAAAGGCTCTTGATCTTGTCCATCAAGCCCTGAGGCTTGCTCTGCCAGGTCACCGCATTGCGCTCGCCGCAGAGAGTGAGCCTGATGGCTTCGCCCTTGGCTGCGCGCTGCTGCAGCGTGGCGATCAGGCTCTGGTCCAGCGCCTGCCATGCCTGACGCCAGCCCTGCACATCGCCTTGCAGTGCGGGCTGGCCGAGGTCGCCCACGCAGATGGCCTGAGGCTTGCCGGCGGGCAATTGCATAAGACTGCCCGTGCCATGCACCCAGAAGGAGTTGATGGGCGCCAGGCCGCGATGGCTGCGCTGGTCGTTGAACACATTGGTGTAGAGCAACATCTGCAGCTCGGTCTGCAGGCGCTGGATGACGGCGCCCTGAATCGGGTTGGGCATCCAGGGGCGAACATCGCGGCCTATGGCCCGGTCCATGGAGGCCGTGGCCAGGTCCCGAAACGCTTCGCCACGCGCCAGCCAGGTGTCGGGACGCAGGTATTCAAGGGTGATGCCGTCGTCACTGAACCAGGGCGCAATCAACGCCAGCAACTGGCGGGATTCATCCTCGCCCAGCGGCGCGCTGGCCGGGTCGGTCTGGTGCACCTGATCGGGCGTGATATGCCAGTGGCAGGGCGTGATGAAGGCGCAGGCCTGCGCGGTATCGGTTGCGGCCACGGCGGCCCAGGGAATCAGGCCCGGGGTGTCGGGCAATTGCATGGCGCGGGCCAGCACCCGTTCATGCGGAGGAGAGAAATCCATCTCGTCGCCTTGCACTGCGGTGGTGGGCGACAGGCTGGCCAGCAAGGCTTGCAGATGTGGCAGTTGCAGACCTTCCCAGACTTGGGGAATGTCGGCGGGGCCGCTGGCGTAGGCAACAATGATTTCAGCAGCATCTGCGGCCAGGGCTTG
This window encodes:
- a CDS encoding Flp family type IVb pilin — encoded protein: MNKIAPQFGNSLQSFVRDEEGAQIVEYGLIIAVVSIALVLALKGLAGTGTGTPFGDFIARVTKCLTGTATCT
- a CDS encoding type II and III secretion system protein family protein; the protein is MLLASAATALAANAQSVSTPPQQAVAMAAPAAAPAPAAAHATARTTMPARNCTSIRTEEPATVTLGKSVVIPLASPMARILVSGQTPGASPAAMPAGGQMPMQAQSGIADIEVQLLSPRDLFFRGRKAGAMNVILQNAQGTCFIKDVVVTMDPGPLQAKLSELMPEERGIRVQGADNALVLSGEISNPLRLDDVLTLASAYGDSKKIVNLMRTTSPHQVMLEVKIAEVSKTLLDKLGSSFAKQAVNGSNTYSIISNFLSGGNGVLSALRIGKASLSIDGQKDDGLVRILAEPNIMAISGQQASFLSGGKIFIPVAQSNSNGVPVMTLEEKEFGIGVKFTPTVLGNSRVNLKLVSEVSDLSQTGSPFTAINGVTSVIPSLTVRRADTTVQLNDGQSLVIAGLIKNNLTEAVKRFPGLGEIPVLGALARSTEFQTDQTELMFVITPRMVQALAEAPRVPTDNHVVPSRAEVYMNGSLESATPPRTPATAPAPQAAPPQPAPVSAPASMAPAPIAPVTPVAPEAPAPAVTPQPAAASAPVPTASITEPTPMPPATAPQQPVRRQYPMLHSPA
- the cpaB gene encoding Flp pilus assembly protein CpaB codes for the protein MKNLKALSLFVLAVLASLAAAVYAANWVAQRGSIDADKVVVAAADIPLGSKITPTMLSTVDWPRGSIPEGAFNDMQKLQERVVKVGVLRGEAVLEGKLAPEGTKGGLAAIIAPGKRAMSVRVNDVVGVAGFALPGNYVDVVVNAQQEQSGKAEDSRQISMTVLENVLVLAVAQEAGRDETKPKVVSAVTLELSPSDAEKLDLARSVGSLSLVLRNQIDKDPVSTAGITKHQLFGAPEPAPAPVKVAAPARQAVQRARPAPQPSPATCVEVIQGGSSTLNCF
- a CDS encoding A24 family peptidase, with protein sequence MDFTEFRAAAELLGMLLTDLRSLTLLLLLLAASICDLRTRRIPNLLTFGGAAVALLYGMAAPRHGGGLLWALGGLGLGFALMLPLYLVRAMGAGDVKLMAMAGAFLGPDGTWQTVIFVFITGGIAALAYALWHRVAGKLLRNTLQTTELLFVTVAAGIRPDARASSTQSVGSLPYGVSIALGTVAFLVARQFTWV
- the recJ gene encoding single-stranded-DNA-specific exonuclease RecJ, whose product is MKIIPREIPDASVSALQQAGIHPLLAQLYAARGVCSPDELDEAPARLLAPSGLRGIDTAVQLLADAIAQQKRMCIVADYDCDGATACAVGLRGLRLLGAAHVDYLVPDRVVDGYGLTAPISRRVKETGADMLITVDNGIASVEGVAVAKELGLSVVVTDHHLPGTHLPLADAIVNPNQPGCTFESKSMAGVGVMFYVLLALRTELRNRGHFDKHTQPRLEVLLPLVALGTVADVVKLDANNRRLVALGLKQIRKGQMQPGIRTLFDAAGRRFDAATTFDFGFALGPRINAAGRLADMTIGIECLTTEDAGRADNLARILDSINRERREIEVGMREHAFLMAEGLCEDGMTPPAAVSVFDPDFHEGVVGIVASRIKDKLHRPTFVFAASGAPGKEHELKGSGRSIPGFHLRDALDLVSKRHPGLLLRFGGHAMAAGCTVEEARFDEFEQALALVAQEWLDAATLTRRLETDGPLSPQWLTTALVEQMQLAVWGQGFAAPTFSEEMEITSQRLVGEKHLKLELLHHGSKIDGIWFNHTEPLPSRTTLAYRLDINEWRGERKVQFLVEAAAQIAE
- a CDS encoding phosphoglycerate mutase, yielding MSLTAPLLPAAQALAADAAEIIVAYASGPADIPQVWEGLQLPHLQALLASLSPTTAVQGDEMDFSPPHERVLARAMQLPDTPGLIPWAAVAATDTAQACAFITPCHWHITPDQVHQTDPASAPLGEDESRQLLALIAPWFSDDGITLEYLRPDTWLARGEAFRDLATASMDRAIGRDVRPWMPNPIQGAVIQRLQTELQMLLYTNVFNDQRSHRGLAPINSFWVHGTGSLMQLPAGKPQAICVGDLGQPALQGDVQGWRQAWQALDQSLIATLQQRAAKGEAIRLTLCGERNAVTWQSKPQGLMDKIKSLFGAKPLPDLRGML